One window of Microbacterium sediminis genomic DNA carries:
- a CDS encoding carbon-phosphorus lyase complex subunit PhnI, with protein sequence MYVAVKGGEKAIASAHALLAKRGAGSTERIDHGQVADQLGVLVSRVMSEGSLYDPELAAKAILQAQGDVLEAVTLLRSYRTTLPRFGTTEPLDTAGLPSERRVSATFKDVPGGQQLGATFDYTHRLLADELTTPEIPDPDVAVDEPMPRVTDLLGHGALIEPDRPEGWADPDPGDLTREPTTFPMTRAERLQALARGDEGFLLSLGYSTQRGFGNTHPFVGEVRVGEVEVLFDAPEIGHDVPIGRIEVTECQMVNQFVGSSDRPPQFTRGYGLVFGRAERKAMSMSLVDRALRSDEFGERRVSPAQDEEFVIAHSDNVQATGFVEHLKLPHYVDFQAELGLIRRLNAEFAEREEARDE encoded by the coding sequence ATGTACGTGGCCGTGAAGGGCGGCGAGAAGGCGATCGCCAGCGCCCACGCCCTGCTGGCCAAGCGCGGCGCGGGATCGACGGAGCGGATCGACCACGGGCAGGTCGCGGATCAGCTCGGCGTGCTCGTCTCGCGCGTGATGTCGGAGGGGTCGCTCTACGACCCGGAGCTCGCCGCGAAGGCGATCCTGCAGGCCCAGGGCGACGTGCTCGAGGCGGTGACCCTGCTGCGCTCGTACCGCACGACGCTGCCGCGGTTCGGCACCACCGAGCCGCTCGACACCGCCGGCCTGCCGTCGGAACGGCGCGTGTCGGCGACGTTCAAGGACGTCCCCGGCGGGCAGCAGCTCGGCGCCACGTTCGACTACACCCACCGCCTGCTGGCCGACGAGCTCACCACACCCGAGATCCCGGATCCGGATGTCGCGGTCGACGAGCCGATGCCGCGCGTCACCGACCTGCTCGGTCACGGCGCGCTCATCGAGCCCGACCGCCCCGAGGGATGGGCCGATCCCGACCCCGGCGACCTCACGCGCGAGCCCACGACCTTCCCGATGACGCGCGCCGAGCGGCTCCAGGCCCTCGCGCGCGGCGACGAGGGGTTCCTGCTCTCGCTCGGCTACTCCACGCAGCGCGGCTTCGGCAACACCCACCCGTTCGTGGGCGAGGTGCGCGTGGGCGAGGTCGAGGTGCTCTTCGATGCCCCCGAGATCGGCCACGACGTGCCGATCGGGCGGATCGAGGTCACCGAGTGCCAGATGGTGAACCAGTTCGTCGGATCGTCGGATCGGCCCCCGCAGTTCACCCGCGGCTACGGGCTCGTGTTCGGGCGGGCCGAGCGCAAGGCGATGAGCATGTCGCTCGTCGACCGGGCGCTGCGCTCCGACGAGTTCGGCGAGCGGCGGGTGTCGCCGGCGCAGGACGAGGAGTTCGTCATCGCGCACAGCGACAACGTGCAGGCGACGGGCTTCGTCGAGCACCTGAAGCTGCCCCACTACGTCGACTTCCAGGCCGAGCTCGGCCTGATCCGCCGCCTGAACGCCGAGTTCGCCGAGCGAGAGGAGGCGCGCGATGAGTGA
- a CDS encoding PhnE/PtxC family ABC transporter permease → MTTLAPAPAAATTIAERIASLPRPRPRVSSIVSAATLIGIAVLGVVSFIGLDYSVKNLETTWFNLTRFIGMATPMQWPGWEVSGVRGADGTTYTTTWVGFEPIWAMGGVILTTLALTIAGTAVAVLLSVPVAYGAAANTSPNVAVRMICRGIGVVARAIPDAAIAVFLIFLWYGSGILPAIVAVGLHSVGMISKMFADAIEQTDEGPRMAIRSAGGSKPQQFWSGIFPQVLPAWIAVGLHRADINLRGTVILGYVGVAGIGAELSGAMHAGPAGMRRVIPLVVIIIALCIVFEIVSSSIRAKLLGVRPTGRGVGDTVVRGAMKLAARAQAARSEDRAVRVENAMTRPWDRDRRNTTLWIWTGIVIVIASFVYVQPDFTRLFSDWRFDQVQNEQLDRAVWPITFGDREFASVLEAAFVTLEVAFAATLMGAVISAVVGPLSARNVAPNGIVRNTFRGIALVIRAIPDLVVAILFIIATGFGPQAAALALGIGGVGLLAKLIGDSMEEVDRGPERALTAGGATRPQVFFSSTVPMSVPAMVSHVLYLLEQNIRSATVLGIVGGGGIGFLLLNAMNGRHFDQMLAYLLVIIAMVVVVEAAALLIRRALK, encoded by the coding sequence GTGACCACCCTCGCCCCGGCCCCCGCGGCGGCGACGACGATCGCCGAGCGCATCGCGTCGCTGCCTCGCCCGAGGCCCCGCGTGTCGTCGATCGTCAGCGCGGCCACGCTCATCGGCATCGCGGTGCTCGGCGTCGTGTCGTTCATCGGGCTCGACTACAGCGTCAAGAACCTCGAGACGACGTGGTTCAACCTCACGCGTTTCATCGGCATGGCCACCCCCATGCAGTGGCCCGGCTGGGAGGTGTCGGGCGTCCGCGGCGCGGACGGCACGACGTACACCACCACGTGGGTCGGCTTCGAGCCGATCTGGGCGATGGGCGGCGTGATCCTCACCACCCTCGCGCTCACGATCGCCGGCACGGCGGTCGCCGTGCTGCTGTCGGTCCCCGTCGCCTACGGCGCCGCCGCGAACACGTCGCCGAACGTCGCCGTGCGCATGATCTGCCGCGGCATCGGCGTGGTGGCCCGCGCGATCCCGGACGCCGCGATCGCGGTGTTCCTCATCTTCCTCTGGTACGGATCGGGCATCCTCCCGGCGATCGTCGCGGTCGGCCTGCACTCCGTCGGCATGATCTCGAAGATGTTCGCCGACGCGATCGAGCAGACCGACGAGGGTCCGCGCATGGCGATCCGCTCGGCCGGCGGATCCAAGCCGCAGCAGTTCTGGTCGGGCATCTTCCCGCAGGTCCTGCCGGCCTGGATCGCCGTGGGCCTGCACCGCGCCGACATCAACCTCCGCGGCACGGTCATCCTCGGCTACGTCGGCGTGGCCGGCATCGGCGCCGAGCTCAGCGGCGCGATGCACGCGGGCCCGGCCGGCATGCGCCGCGTGATCCCGCTCGTCGTCATCATCATCGCCCTGTGCATCGTGTTCGAGATCGTCTCGTCGTCGATCCGCGCGAAGCTGCTGGGCGTGCGCCCCACCGGCAGGGGCGTCGGCGACACCGTCGTGCGCGGCGCGATGAAGCTCGCCGCGCGGGCGCAGGCGGCGCGGTCGGAGGACCGGGCGGTGCGGGTCGAGAACGCCATGACCCGGCCGTGGGACCGCGATCGGCGCAACACCACGCTGTGGATCTGGACGGGCATCGTCATCGTCATCGCGTCGTTCGTGTACGTGCAGCCCGACTTCACGCGGCTGTTCTCGGACTGGCGGTTCGATCAGGTCCAGAACGAGCAGCTGGATCGCGCCGTGTGGCCGATCACGTTCGGCGACCGCGAGTTCGCCAGCGTGCTCGAGGCCGCGTTCGTCACGCTCGAGGTGGCCTTCGCCGCGACGCTGATGGGCGCCGTCATCTCGGCGGTCGTGGGCCCGCTGTCGGCGCGCAACGTGGCGCCGAACGGGATCGTGCGCAACACGTTCCGCGGCATCGCGCTCGTCATCCGCGCGATCCCCGACCTCGTCGTGGCCATCCTCTTCATCATCGCGACCGGCTTCGGCCCGCAGGCCGCCGCGCTCGCGCTCGGCATCGGCGGCGTGGGCCTGCTCGCCAAGCTCATCGGCGACTCGATGGAGGAGGTCGACCGCGGGCCGGAGCGCGCCCTCACCGCGGGAGGCGCGACCCGGCCGCAGGTGTTCTTCTCGTCGACCGTGCCGATGTCGGTGCCGGCCATGGTGAGCCACGTGCTGTACCTGCTCGAGCAGAACATCCGCTCGGCCACCGTCCTCGGCATCGTCGGGGGCGGCGGCATCGGCTTCCTGCTGCTGAACGCCATGAACGGCCGCCACTTCGACCAGATGCTCGCCTACCTGCTGGTGATCATCGCCATGGTGGTCGTCGTCGAGGCCGCGGCGCTGCTCATCCGCCGCGCACTGAAGTGA
- the phnK gene encoding phosphonate C-P lyase system protein PhnK — protein MSEPRIVYNEGYLDEQTKRVVRRALLKGVAIPGFQVPFASREVPMPRGWGTGGVQVTAAVLGPDDTLKVIDQGADDTTNAVSIRQFFEKVAGSRSTTSTVEATVIQTRHRIPETPLVEGQIIVFQVPIPEPLRFLEPRETETRRLHALEEYGLMYVKLYEDIARYGHIAKTYDYPVRVNGRYVMAPSPTPSFDNPKMHQSPALQLFGAGREKRIYAVPPYTDVASLGFEDFPFEPQRFTQPCEICGSEGVYLDEVIIDDAGGAMYVCSDTDHCERTAAARAGGVQVVASASALRASVQQPGGSAPPVAERSGAAAELPPVAERSGAAAELPPVAERSGAAAELKRPQQPAETGRAERDARGRELAEPLLSVTGAGHRYGDRFGCRDVSFDLWPGEVLAVVGESGSGKSTLLGMLSQRLTVDEGSIRYRHGDDLVELSSLSEREIRRLWRTEWGFVHQNAADGLRMHVSAGGNVGEPLMANGARHYGRIREQAAQWLERVEIPRERMDETPATFSGGMRQRVQIARNLVFGPRLVFMDEPTSGLDVSVQARLLDLIRSLVADLGLAVVIVTHDLAVARLISHRTLVMKDGGVIESGLTDRVLDDPQAAYTQLLVSSILQG, from the coding sequence ATGAGTGAGCCCCGCATCGTCTACAACGAGGGCTACCTCGACGAGCAGACCAAGCGCGTCGTGCGCCGCGCGCTGCTGAAGGGCGTCGCGATCCCCGGCTTCCAGGTGCCGTTCGCCTCGCGCGAGGTGCCCATGCCGCGCGGCTGGGGCACCGGCGGCGTGCAGGTGACCGCGGCCGTCCTCGGTCCCGATGACACCCTCAAGGTGATCGATCAGGGCGCCGACGACACCACCAACGCGGTGTCGATCCGCCAGTTCTTCGAGAAGGTCGCCGGCTCCCGATCGACGACGAGCACGGTCGAGGCCACCGTGATCCAGACCCGGCACCGGATCCCCGAGACGCCCCTCGTCGAGGGTCAGATCATCGTGTTCCAGGTGCCGATCCCGGAGCCGCTGCGGTTCCTGGAGCCGCGCGAGACCGAGACCCGGCGCCTGCACGCGCTCGAGGAGTACGGCCTCATGTACGTCAAGCTCTACGAGGACATCGCCCGCTACGGCCACATCGCCAAGACCTACGACTACCCCGTGCGCGTGAACGGCCGCTATGTGATGGCGCCGAGCCCGACGCCGAGCTTCGACAACCCCAAGATGCATCAGTCGCCCGCGCTGCAGCTGTTCGGCGCCGGCCGCGAGAAGCGCATCTACGCCGTGCCGCCGTACACCGACGTGGCCTCGCTGGGCTTCGAGGACTTCCCCTTCGAGCCGCAGCGGTTCACACAGCCGTGCGAGATCTGCGGCTCGGAGGGCGTCTACCTCGACGAGGTGATCATCGACGATGCCGGCGGGGCGATGTACGTGTGCAGCGACACGGACCACTGCGAGCGCACCGCCGCGGCGCGTGCGGGCGGTGTTCAGGTGGTCGCTTCAGCTTCGGCGCTGCGCGCCTCCGTTCAGCAACCGGGCGGTTCCGCCCCTCCGGTTGCTGAACGGAGCGGCGCAGCCGCGGAGCTCCCTCCGGTTGCTGAACGGAGCGGCGCAGCCGCGGAGCTCCCTCCGGTTGCTGAACGGAGCGGCGCAGCCGCGGAGCTGAAGCGACCACAGCAACCGGCCGAGACGGGTCGAGCGGAGCGCGACGCGCGGGGCCGAGAGCTCGCGGAGCCGCTCCTGTCCGTCACGGGCGCGGGCCACCGCTACGGTGACCGCTTCGGCTGCCGCGACGTGTCGTTCGACCTGTGGCCCGGTGAGGTGCTCGCGGTGGTGGGCGAATCGGGGTCGGGCAAGTCGACCCTGCTCGGGATGCTCAGCCAGCGCCTCACGGTCGACGAGGGATCGATCCGCTACCGCCACGGCGACGACCTCGTGGAGCTGTCGAGCCTCAGCGAGCGCGAGATCCGCCGGCTGTGGCGCACCGAGTGGGGCTTCGTGCATCAGAACGCCGCCGACGGGCTGCGCATGCACGTGTCGGCGGGCGGCAACGTGGGCGAGCCGCTCATGGCCAACGGCGCCCGGCACTACGGCCGCATCCGCGAGCAGGCCGCGCAGTGGCTGGAGCGGGTGGAGATCCCGCGCGAGCGGATGGACGAGACGCCCGCGACGTTCTCGGGCGGCATGCGGCAGCGGGTGCAGATCGCCCGCAACCTCGTGTTCGGGCCGCGGCTCGTGTTCATGGACGAGCCCACGAGCGGCCTCGACGTCTCGGTGCAGGCGCGGCTGCTCGACCTCATCCGCTCGCTCGTCGCCGACCTCGGGCTGGCCGTCGTGATCGTGACGCACGACCTCGCCGTCGCCCGCCTCATCAGCCACCGCACGCTCGTCATGAAGGACGGCGGCGTGATCGAGTCGGGCCTGACCGATCGCGTGCTCGACGATCCGCAGGCCGCCTACACGCAGCTGCTCGTCAGCTCGATCCTGCAGGGGTGA
- a CDS encoding TIGR03364 family FAD-dependent oxidoreductase — protein sequence MSDGYDLAVVGAGIVGLGHAAAALERGLKVVVIDRATAVAGSTIRNFGHAGFSAHAGEAGEYARVAREVWQRLAARAGFWARETGTLVVARHEDELAVLRESGVGDLLSAAGVEELAPVRGAVGGALRRGDMQIDPREAGPTIAAWLREQGVEFRWRTAALGVEPGVLHTSRGEIRAEAIVVAVNFDVDHLFPDIAEEHGVVRCGLDMMLTDGVGLRIPVLTGSSMLRYSAFAAAPSIADVRARIAAQEPGILERDVNQMYTERPDGTLLVGDTHYGGETILPFQDEDAFTLLGRLGEELFGRPLRVRQRWQGIYAKAPGDFLRVAPRDGVRVVSVTTGIGMTTGLGLAESVIAELFGEAR from the coding sequence GTGAGCGACGGGTACGACCTCGCCGTCGTCGGCGCGGGGATCGTCGGCCTCGGCCACGCCGCCGCCGCGCTCGAGCGGGGGCTGAAGGTGGTCGTGATCGACCGCGCCACGGCCGTGGCCGGCTCGACGATCCGCAACTTCGGCCACGCGGGCTTCTCGGCGCACGCGGGCGAGGCGGGGGAGTACGCCCGCGTCGCCCGCGAGGTGTGGCAGCGGCTCGCCGCCCGGGCGGGCTTCTGGGCGCGCGAGACCGGGACGCTCGTGGTGGCGCGGCACGAGGACGAGCTCGCCGTGCTGCGCGAGAGCGGCGTCGGCGACCTGCTCTCGGCGGCCGGCGTCGAGGAGCTCGCGCCCGTGCGCGGCGCCGTCGGCGGGGCCCTGCGACGCGGCGACATGCAGATCGATCCCCGCGAGGCCGGCCCCACGATCGCCGCCTGGCTGCGGGAGCAGGGCGTGGAGTTCCGCTGGCGCACGGCGGCGCTCGGCGTGGAGCCGGGCGTGCTGCACACCTCGCGCGGCGAGATCCGCGCCGAGGCGATCGTCGTCGCCGTGAACTTCGACGTGGATCACCTCTTCCCCGACATCGCCGAGGAGCACGGCGTCGTCCGCTGCGGCCTCGACATGATGCTCACCGACGGCGTGGGCCTGCGGATCCCGGTGCTCACCGGCTCGTCGATGCTGCGCTACTCCGCCTTCGCCGCGGCGCCGTCGATCGCCGACGTCCGCGCCCGGATCGCGGCCCAGGAGCCGGGCATCCTCGAGCGCGACGTCAACCAGATGTACACCGAGCGCCCGGACGGCACGCTGCTCGTCGGCGACACCCACTACGGCGGCGAGACGATCCTGCCGTTCCAGGACGAGGACGCGTTCACGCTGCTGGGGCGCCTGGGCGAGGAGCTGTTCGGCCGGCCGCTGCGCGTCCGCCAGCGCTGGCAGGGCATCTACGCGAAGGCGCCGGGGGACTTCCTCCGCGTCGCGCCGAGGGACGGGGTGCGCGTGGTGAGCGTCACCACCGGCATCGGCATGACGACCGGCCTGGGACTGGCCGAATCCGTGATCGCAGAACTGTTTGGAGAAGCCCGATGA
- the phnH gene encoding phosphonate C-P lyase system protein PhnH, translating to MTIAALQTPGFADPVGDAQRVFRAALEALARPTLPQPVDARVAPPAPLALVVGALVLTLCDEQTPVWLGSALRAPDVAAWIRFHTGARIVDDAGDAAFCLASPGEVPPLASLRQGTDEEPHLSATVIVDATGAAPAGELIATGPGVNGSAAWDGAGLPCALEDWSANAARFPRGVDLLLAGEREVRGLPRTTRLRGAA from the coding sequence ATGACGATCGCGGCCCTGCAGACCCCCGGCTTCGCCGACCCGGTCGGCGACGCGCAGCGCGTGTTCCGCGCGGCGCTCGAGGCCCTCGCCCGGCCCACGCTGCCGCAGCCGGTCGACGCCCGCGTCGCCCCGCCCGCACCGCTGGCCCTCGTGGTCGGCGCGCTCGTGCTCACCCTCTGCGACGAGCAGACCCCGGTGTGGCTCGGATCCGCGCTGCGCGCGCCGGACGTTGCCGCGTGGATCCGCTTCCACACCGGCGCGCGGATCGTGGACGACGCCGGCGACGCGGCCTTCTGCCTGGCGTCCCCGGGCGAGGTCCCGCCGCTGGCGTCGCTGCGGCAGGGCACGGACGAGGAGCCGCACCTCTCGGCGACGGTGATCGTCGACGCCACCGGCGCGGCGCCCGCGGGCGAGCTCATCGCGACCGGGCCGGGCGTGAACGGATCGGCGGCGTGGGACGGGGCCGGGCTGCCGTGCGCCCTCGAGGACTGGTCGGCGAACGCCGCCCGCTTCCCGCGCGGCGTCGATCTGCTCCTCGCGGGCGAGCGCGAGGTCCGCGGCCTGCCGCGCACCACCCGGCTGAGGGGAGCCGCCTGA
- a CDS encoding GntR family transcriptional regulator, with translation MTAVGAEPAEIAGVLETEIGGLPSGARLPSEHALMQRFGTTRAIVRRALADLEARHLVRRVRGAGSFVNRRIDFVLAPGSAPSLHEVVRAAGATARTYVIAAATLPVPADVAAHLGVEAGVPCQRLRRVGCIDDVESSVAEEWIAPGVLDHVDVGLRAIESLADALRAGRHDPVRAWSRAVTDLAPAEVADRLGVARGAAMWSLETLTREGGDGRALMYSRSWLRQDRVRLVVEL, from the coding sequence GTGACGGCGGTGGGCGCCGAGCCCGCCGAGATCGCGGGGGTGCTGGAGACCGAGATCGGCGGCCTGCCGTCGGGCGCCCGGCTGCCCAGCGAGCACGCGCTGATGCAGCGTTTCGGCACCACGCGCGCCATCGTGCGCCGGGCGCTGGCGGATCTCGAGGCGCGGCACCTCGTGCGCCGCGTGCGGGGCGCGGGGAGCTTCGTCAACCGCCGGATCGACTTCGTGCTCGCGCCCGGATCGGCGCCGTCGCTGCACGAGGTCGTGCGGGCGGCGGGCGCGACGGCGCGCACCTACGTGATCGCGGCCGCGACCCTGCCGGTGCCGGCCGACGTCGCGGCGCACCTGGGGGTCGAGGCGGGCGTGCCCTGCCAGCGTCTGCGGCGGGTTGGGTGCATCGATGACGTCGAGTCCAGCGTGGCGGAGGAGTGGATCGCGCCCGGCGTGCTGGATCACGTCGACGTCGGGCTGCGCGCGATCGAGTCGCTCGCCGATGCGCTGCGTGCCGGGCGGCACGACCCCGTGCGCGCGTGGTCGCGCGCGGTGACCGACCTGGCGCCGGCCGAGGTCGCCGACCGGCTCGGCGTCGCGCGCGGGGCGGCGATGTGGTCGCTCGAGACCCTCACCCGCGAGGGCGGCGACGGGCGCGCCCTCATGTACAGCCGATCCTGGCTGCGGCAGGACCGGGTCCGCCTCGTCGTCGAGCTCTGA
- a CDS encoding DUF1045 domain-containing protein, with translation MTRYAVYGVPGIEPDAPAIAIALRRAVADWYASHPAITVDPRRYGFHATLKAPFRLADGATAEGLVDRVAAFAAARAAVTIPAVRPRAIGTFRALVPTGDTAEIDALAADVVRAFEPYRAPLTPAEIARRRPERLSERGRELLERYGYPHVLDQFRFHMTLTDSLDDPGDVDERIAAHFAAFNGADIPLTALAVFVEPEPGAPFAVHSVHPFRQEPT, from the coding sequence GTGACGCGCTACGCCGTCTACGGGGTGCCCGGCATCGAGCCGGACGCCCCGGCGATCGCCATCGCGCTGCGCCGGGCCGTGGCGGACTGGTACGCGTCGCACCCGGCGATCACGGTCGATCCGCGTCGCTACGGCTTCCACGCCACCCTCAAGGCGCCGTTCCGCCTCGCCGACGGCGCAACCGCCGAGGGCCTCGTCGATCGCGTCGCCGCCTTCGCCGCCGCGCGGGCCGCCGTGACGATCCCGGCCGTCCGGCCCCGAGCGATCGGGACGTTCCGCGCGCTCGTGCCGACCGGTGACACCGCCGAGATCGACGCGCTCGCCGCCGACGTCGTGCGCGCGTTCGAGCCGTACCGGGCGCCGCTGACCCCCGCCGAGATCGCCCGGCGCCGTCCCGAGCGGCTGAGCGAGCGCGGGCGCGAGCTGCTCGAGCGCTACGGCTACCCGCACGTGCTCGACCAGTTCCGGTTCCACATGACCCTGACCGACTCGCTGGACGATCCGGGCGACGTGGACGAGCGGATCGCCGCCCACTTCGCCGCCTTCAACGGCGCCGACATCCCGCTGACCGCGCTCGCCGTGTTCGTCGAGCCGGAGCCGGGCGCGCCGTTCGCCGTCCACTCCGTCCACCCCTTCCGTCAGGAGCCGACGTGA
- a CDS encoding HAD family hydrolase — translation MTTRIETVVLDMAGTTVLDKGLVTGAFTRAWQREQGAERFDEAMRHVIDTMGMSKIEVFRGLVSEDEAQALNVAFEAAVAELVAEGVVEPIPGAEDVIRGFQAEGRRVALTTGFSRETADLVLRALGWEHLPDLTITPAEAGRGRPAPDMPLMALIRTGASSVAALAVIGDTESDVLSGRNAGAGVVAAVMTGGHASREALEAAGPTRVLASVVELPALLAELGV, via the coding sequence ATGACCACACGCATCGAGACCGTCGTGCTCGACATGGCGGGCACCACCGTGCTCGACAAGGGCCTCGTGACCGGGGCGTTCACGCGGGCGTGGCAGCGCGAGCAGGGCGCCGAGCGGTTCGACGAGGCGATGCGGCACGTCATCGACACGATGGGCATGTCGAAGATCGAGGTCTTCCGCGGGCTCGTCTCGGAGGACGAGGCGCAGGCGCTCAACGTCGCGTTCGAGGCGGCGGTCGCCGAGCTCGTGGCCGAGGGCGTCGTCGAGCCGATCCCGGGTGCGGAGGACGTCATCCGCGGGTTCCAGGCCGAGGGGCGCCGCGTCGCGCTGACGACGGGCTTCTCGCGCGAGACGGCCGACCTCGTGCTGCGCGCGCTGGGCTGGGAGCACCTGCCCGACCTCACGATCACTCCGGCCGAGGCCGGCCGCGGACGCCCCGCGCCCGACATGCCGCTGATGGCGCTCATCCGCACCGGGGCGTCGTCGGTCGCGGCGCTCGCGGTCATCGGCGACACCGAGTCCGACGTGCTCTCGGGCCGCAACGCGGGCGCCGGCGTGGTCGCCGCCGTGATGACGGGCGGGCACGCCTCGCGCGAGGCGCTCGAGGCCGCGGGGCCGACGCGCGTGCTCGCGTCCGTCGTGGAGCTTCCCGCGCTGCTGGCCGAGCTCGGGGTGTGA
- the phnG gene encoding phosphonate C-P lyase system protein PhnG produces the protein MQTTQRDPSERRRTARVLSGATEAELAELWRTWPERPEVEYLRGPEAGLVMVQARTGGAGDRFHLGEATVTRATVAVRGAGDEAVGTAYVLGSHPEHAALAAIFDAMLGSGARERVLAGVIEPLERAQHERDLRARRDARATVVDFFTVARENDGSDDEDDE, from the coding sequence ATGCAGACGACCCAGCGGGACCCGAGCGAGCGGCGCCGCACGGCGCGCGTGCTCTCGGGCGCCACCGAGGCGGAGCTCGCCGAGCTGTGGCGCACCTGGCCCGAACGCCCCGAGGTCGAGTACCTGCGCGGCCCGGAGGCCGGGCTCGTGATGGTGCAGGCCCGCACGGGCGGCGCGGGGGACCGGTTCCACCTCGGCGAGGCCACCGTCACGCGCGCGACTGTCGCCGTGCGCGGTGCGGGCGACGAGGCCGTCGGCACCGCCTACGTGCTCGGCAGCCACCCCGAGCACGCCGCGCTGGCCGCGATCTTCGACGCGATGCTCGGATCGGGCGCGCGGGAGCGGGTGCTGGCCGGGGTGATCGAGCCGCTCGAGCGCGCCCAGCACGAGCGCGACCTGCGCGCGCGCCGCGACGCCCGCGCCACCGTGGTGGACTTCTTCACCGTCGCGCGCGAGAACGACGGCTCCGACGACGAGGACGACGAATGA
- the phnL gene encoding phosphonate C-P lyase system protein PhnL, giving the protein MNVLSVENVDKTFTLHLQGGLVLPVLRGVTFAVPPGECVVLGGESGAGKSTIMKMVYGSYAADRGRIALAHRGGELDLVTAAPREVIAARRDSMGYVSQFLRAVPRVSAQDVVAEPLVERGVEREVARDRAAELLARLSIPERLWALPPATFSGGEQQRVNIARGFAAERPLLLLDEPTASLDARNRAVVIEMIRERLAAGTGMLAIFHDHDVRDAVADRVVDVAAFTPAREAVAA; this is encoded by the coding sequence ATGAACGTGCTCTCGGTCGAGAACGTCGACAAGACCTTCACGCTGCACCTGCAGGGCGGGCTCGTGCTGCCCGTGCTGCGCGGCGTCACCTTCGCGGTGCCGCCCGGTGAGTGCGTCGTGCTGGGCGGGGAGTCCGGGGCCGGGAAGTCCACGATCATGAAGATGGTCTACGGCAGCTACGCGGCCGACCGCGGGCGGATCGCGCTGGCGCATCGCGGCGGCGAGCTCGACCTCGTGACCGCCGCCCCGCGCGAGGTGATCGCGGCGCGGCGTGATTCGATGGGCTACGTGAGCCAGTTCCTGCGCGCGGTGCCGCGCGTCTCGGCCCAGGACGTGGTGGCCGAGCCGCTCGTCGAGCGCGGCGTGGAGCGCGAGGTCGCCCGCGATCGGGCCGCCGAGCTGCTCGCGCGGCTGAGCATCCCCGAGCGGCTGTGGGCGCTGCCGCCGGCGACCTTCTCGGGCGGCGAGCAGCAGCGCGTCAACATCGCGCGCGGCTTCGCGGCCGAGCGCCCGCTCCTGCTGCTCGACGAGCCCACCGCCTCGCTCGATGCCCGCAACCGCGCCGTCGTGATCGAGATGATCCGCGAGCGGCTGGCGGCGGGCACCGGCATGCTCGCGATCTTCCACGATCACGACGTGCGCGATGCCGTCGCGGATCGCGTCGTCGACGTGGCGGCCTTCACGCCCGCCCGCGAGGCGGTCGCCGCGTGA